A window of Cytobacillus sp. FSL H8-0458 genomic DNA:
ACAGCAAAAGAGTGCAATGTGCACTCTTTCGCTGTATATTGCAATTCAATCAAACGTTTGATTGATATTTTGGGGTTCATTGACTGCCTTCTTTTATCAATAAATCTTCGAATAAATAACAAATGATAAAAACACGGTACAAATCAGTAAAGTGGATAAAATATTGATGGCTTCACTTGCCGTTAATAAGATTAGATCCAGCTTCAGCCCCATGTTAAATACAATTAAATACATCATCATGGCAAAAAAAGAGGCAAACATCCCTTTTTCCCTGATCAGCTTCATCCGCTCATCTTTCTGTTTAAATTGAGGATACAGATAGCTTAAGCAAAAACACATTACCGCCATTCCAATCAGGATATAAGACTCAGACGGCGGGGCAGAATCAGCCATAACCCCTGCATATACGATAAAACCGCTCATCGCCAAAAAGAATACTCCCAAAACAAAAAATGCAATCCAATATTGATCCTTCAATCCAGCTCCCCCTTTACTCTTTCTTTCCTTCATAAATAAATAGTTCTTCAATTGTGGTATTAAACGTCTTTGCTAATTCAAAGGCAAGCGGGAGGGAAGGGTAATACTTCCCCTTCTCTATGGATATAACCGTCTGCCTGGAGACTCCCAGTATAGCCGCCAGTCTATCCTGTGAATAGCCCTGCCTTTTCCGAAACTCGACTAGATTATTTTTCAATTCGTCCACCTCATCACCTACAGATTAGTGTAAAGTTTCCTTTACGTCAAGCAAACTTTACATTATTAACAAAAAAATGCAGCACGCCAGTGAAGCTTCTCTCTGTTTTAATTATTTTATTCCTCTGAGATTCCGAATAACTTAAGGCATAGCCTCATAAAAAAAATGCAAACTAAACACAATGCTAATGACTAAAAGGGGGTGAAAATCGTGGCAAAGAATAAGAAAAGCAAATCAGATCATAAGAATAATGCACTTCCAAAAGATACAGAATTTGCGGGTGACAGAGAAAACGGCCTTGAAAGAATCGCTTTAAAAGCCCAAAGAGACAACACCAAGTAAGCCATATGGGACAGTTAAACTGTCCCTATTTATCCCTGTCGTTTCGTCCGAAATGCATGTGATATACTTTTCGTGCTTTAGTTTCTGTTTCTACATTGCTTATAAACCGTTCTTTAACCTCCTCCAGCAGCAGCCGCTCCAGCTTTTCAAGCCTTTTTGGCCCGAATCCGGTCATTTTTCCGGTAAGCTGCACCTTGTACTGACCACTTCCCTTATACTTTCGAATGGTTCCATAGCCCCTCCTTTTTGTTTTTCCTACTGTAAAATCAAATTCATATTTCTGCTCAATAAAGGAAGAAACTTCAGGAAGACCCAGGTTCTCATATAACGGGGGAAATTGATGATGGACAGGAGGATCGGTGAACTTTATGGAGTCAATGTTCATATTTCTCTCCTCTCAATGTTTACAGTAATTATCTCCAATCTGAAGTAAATTAAAGCGAACTATCCCTTAGTTGAAATTGTTTTTACAGCTTTAGACTGATAAAATCGCTAATATAAGATATGAATTAAAGGAGACCTTTTTCATGATCAATAAAATTGGAAAAATCACAGTATACGTTGAGGATCAGGAACAGGCAAAAGATTTTTGGCTAAATAAGATGGGGTTTGTGCTAAAATTCGAACAGCCTATGGGACCAAATGCATCCTGGATTGAAGTGGGTCCAAGCGATGATGAGTTCACGACTCTGGTTCTTTATTCAAAGGCAGCAATGGAACAGCAAAATCCATCTGCTGTTGCCCACCCTTCCATCCTTTTCAGCACCACTGATATTGAAGCTGCCTATGAACAAATGAAACAAAATGGCATAGAAGTTGAAGATATGTTAAAGATGCCTTTTGGAACTATGTTTACGTTTAAAGACCAGGATGGGAATAACTACTTATTAAGAGAAGATAAGTAATTAAAAAAGGCCTGCCCTTCAAATGAAGAATGGACAGGTCTTTTTTTATTTAGCCTTCAAATGCTTAGCGGACAGACAAAACTCATTATCCAAGGAAACGATGATACAGGTTCTTTGCCTGTAGAATGTCTCTTACACCATGCACCAGCACTCTTCCATCCTTAAATACAACTACTCTGGCGTCATTGATCGAAAATGAGAGCAAATAAGGATTGCTCTCTACATTGATTCCTTGAGAGACCAGGGATTTTTCGAGATAGGCAACATCCATATCCTGAAGAGCTGAAGGCCTGATTTGTACGGTATCCCTCCCGCAAAGCAACGCTGTCTTTGTCTGATTTCTGTAGTCCAGGAAGGGATAAATTGGTTTAGTCCCGCACGATAAGCACTGCGGATTTCTTAAGGAAGAAACATTCACAGAACTAAATTGATTTTTCCATACATCAAAAGAAACAAGTGTCGCGCGTAAGGATTCCAAGTCTTCTGTCAATATCTTTAATGCCTCAGCAGACTGTTGAGCCGCAACCATTTGAATAGCAGGCTGAATTACACCAGCTGTATCGCAGGTTGCTCCTCCCAATGGCAATTTGTCCATCAGGCAATTCAGGCACGGTGTCACCCCGGGCAAGATGGTATAGCTTAAACCATAGCTCCCCACACAGCCTCCATATATCCAGGGAATCCGGTGCTTTTGAGAAATATCATTGATCAGAAAGCGAATGTCAAAATTATCCGTTGAATCGATGATTAAATCAACATCCTCAATCAGCTCTTCCATTTCCTGTACACCTACATCCATAATACGTGCGAAAATTTGCACCTCTGAATTGATGGCTTTTAGGCGTTTAGCCGCTGCTATTGCTTTTGGCACCTTTCGTACAGCATCTTCTTCACAATAAAGCTGCTGACGCTGCAGGTTGCTCCACTCTACATAATCCCGATCGGCAATGGTTAATTTGCCGACGCCTGCCCTTGTGAGAGTTTCTGCATTTGCAGCCCCTAATGCACCAGCCCCTATAATCAAAGCGTGTTTTCCCCTCAGCTTTTTCTGTCCTTCTTTGCCAATCGGAGGAAATAACATCTGGCGGGAGTATCGTTCATTCAACTAAAAACCATTCCTTCCACCGGGCTGCTTGCTGATGCATAACGTTTTTTTGGCATCCGGCCTGCTTCA
This region includes:
- a CDS encoding permease, with product MGVFFLAMSGFIVYAGVMADSAPPSESYILIGMAVMCFCLSYLYPQFKQKDERMKLIREKGMFASFFAMMMYLIVFNMGLKLDLILLTASEAINILSTLLICTVFLSFVIYSKIY
- a CDS encoding helix-turn-helix transcriptional regulator; the encoded protein is MKNNLVEFRKRQGYSQDRLAAILGVSRQTVISIEKGKYYPSLPLAFELAKTFNTTIEELFIYEGKKE
- a CDS encoding VOC family protein, with amino-acid sequence MINKIGKITVYVEDQEQAKDFWLNKMGFVLKFEQPMGPNASWIEVGPSDDEFTTLVLYSKAAMEQQNPSAVAHPSILFSTTDIEAAYEQMKQNGIEVEDMLKMPFGTMFTFKDQDGNNYLLREDK
- a CDS encoding MoeB/ThiF family adenylyltransferase; amino-acid sequence: MNERYSRQMLFPPIGKEGQKKLRGKHALIIGAGALGAANAETLTRAGVGKLTIADRDYVEWSNLQRQQLYCEEDAVRKVPKAIAAAKRLKAINSEVQIFARIMDVGVQEMEELIEDVDLIIDSTDNFDIRFLINDISQKHRIPWIYGGCVGSYGLSYTILPGVTPCLNCLMDKLPLGGATCDTAGVIQPAIQMVAAQQSAEALKILTEDLESLRATLVSFDVWKNQFSSVNVSSLRNPQCLSCGTKPIYPFLDYRNQTKTALLCGRDTVQIRPSALQDMDVAYLEKSLVSQGINVESNPYLLSFSINDARVVVFKDGRVLVHGVRDILQAKNLYHRFLG